One region of Quercus lobata isolate SW786 chromosome 2, ValleyOak3.0 Primary Assembly, whole genome shotgun sequence genomic DNA includes:
- the LOC115978172 gene encoding uncharacterized protein LOC115978172 isoform X1, giving the protein MQTLSSVCHLPQRSSSTSSPNAQTHGKPMEISFLRPTAKHPKTPYPQIPQSKPTTPTIRPYPQTNRDLLPQTHGKDHFSFLQNAYPPTNHHMQPQLCWSAIHHHTQPSPVGDTPSHPTLPVETGPQSLFLHSNQGQSIFLRLPSSIYSIDFSLCCS; this is encoded by the exons aTGCAAACCTTAAGCTCCGTCTGCCATCTCCCCCAACGCTCCTCCTCTACCAGCTCCCCCAACGCTCAAACCCACGGCAAACCAATGGAGATCTCCTTCCTCAGACCCACAGCAAAGCATCCAAAGACACCATACCCACAGATTCctcaatcaaaacccaccacaCCCACCATACGGCCATACCCACAAACCAATAGAGATCTCCTTCCTCAGACCCACGGCAAAGACCACTtctccttcctccaaaatgCATACCCACCAACAAACCACCACATGCAACCTCAATTATGTTGGTCGGCGATACACCATCACACCCAGCCCAGCCCAGTCGGCGATACACCATCACACCCAACCCTGCCTGTCGAAACTGGTCCACAAAG TCTTTTCCTCCATTCAAATCAAGGTCAAAG CATATTCCTTCGCCTTCCTTCATCAATATATAGCATCGACTTTTCTTTGTGTTGCAGCTAG
- the LOC115978172 gene encoding uncharacterized protein LOC115978172 isoform X2, translating to MQTLSSVCHLPQRSSSTSSPNAQTHGKPMEISFLRPTAKHPKTPYPQIPQSKPTTPTIRPYPQTNRDLLPQTHGKDHFSFLQNAYPPTNHHMQPQLCWSAIHHHTQPSPVGDTPSHPTLPVETGPQSLFLHSNQGQR from the exons aTGCAAACCTTAAGCTCCGTCTGCCATCTCCCCCAACGCTCCTCCTCTACCAGCTCCCCCAACGCTCAAACCCACGGCAAACCAATGGAGATCTCCTTCCTCAGACCCACAGCAAAGCATCCAAAGACACCATACCCACAGATTCctcaatcaaaacccaccacaCCCACCATACGGCCATACCCACAAACCAATAGAGATCTCCTTCCTCAGACCCACGGCAAAGACCACTtctccttcctccaaaatgCATACCCACCAACAAACCACCACATGCAACCTCAATTATGTTGGTCGGCGATACACCATCACACCCAGCCCAGCCCAGTCGGCGATACACCATCACACCCAACCCTGCCTGTCGAAACTGGTCCACAAAG TCTTTTCCTCCATTCAAATCAAGGTCAAAG ATGA